The genomic region cacatgtggttcaccatgttcaagaaattttgtgtcatttggaggtggtgggaaaaatcacattttttcaaaaactggNNNNNNNNNNNNNNNNNNNNNNNNNNNNNNNNNNNNNNNNNNNNNNNNNNNNNNNNNNNNNNNNNNNNNNNNNNNNNNNNNNNNNNNNNNNNNNNNNNNNNNNNNNNNNNNNNNNNNNNNNNNNNNNNNNNNNNNNNNNNNNNNNNNNNNNNNNNNNNNNNNNNNNNNNNNNNNNNNNNNNNNNNNNNNNNNNNNNNNNNNNNNNNNNNNNNNNNNNNNNNNNNNNNNNNNNNNNNNNNNNNNNNNNNNNNNNNNNNNNNNNNNNNNNNNNNNNNNNNNNNNNNNNNNNNNNNNNNNNNNNNNNNNNNNNNNNNNNNNNNNNNNNNNNNNNNNNNNNNNNNNNNNNNNNNNNNNNNNNNNNNNNNNNNNNNNNNNNNNNNNNNNNNNNNNNNNNNNNNNNNNNNNNNNNNNNNNNNNNNNNNNNNNNNNNNNNNNNNNNNNNNNNNNNNNNNNNNNNNNNNNNNNNNNNNNNNNNNNNNNNNNNNNNNNNNNNNNNNNNNNNNNNNNNNNNNNNNNNNNNNNNNNNNNNNNNNNNNNNNNNNNNNNNNNNNNNNNNNNNNNNNNNNNNNNNNNNNNNNNNNNNNNNNNNNNNNNNNNNNNNNNNNNNNNNNNNNNNNNNNNNNNNNNNNNNNNNNNNNNNNNNNNNNNNNNNNNNNNNNNNNNNNNNNNNNNNNNNNNNNNNNNNNNNNNNNNNNNNNNNNNNNNNNNNNNNNNNNNNNNNNNNNNNNNNNNNNNNNNNNNNNNNNNNNNNNNNNNNNNNNNNNNNNNNNNNNNNNNNNNNNNNNNNNNNNNNNNNNNNNNNNNNNNNNNNNNNNNNNNNNNNNNNNNNNNNNNNNNNNNNNNNNNNNNNNNNNNNNNNNNNNNNNNNNNNNNNNNNNNNNNNNNNNNNNNNNNNNNNNNNNNNNNNNNNNNNNNNNNNNNNNNNNNNNNNNNNNNNNNNNNNNNNNNNNNNNNNNNNNNNNNNNNNNNNNNNNNNNNNNNNNNNNNNNNNNNNNNNNNNNNNNNNNNNNNNNNNNNNNNNNNNNNNNNNNNNNNNNNNNNNNNNNNNNNNNNNNNNNNNNNNNNNNNNNNNNNNNNNNNNNNNNNNNNNNNNNNNNNNNNNNNNNNNNNNNNNNNNNNNNNNNNNNNNNNNNNNNNNNNNNNNNNNNNNNNNNNNNNNNNNNNNNNNNNNNNNNNNNNNNNNNNNNNNNNNNNNNNNNNNNNNNNNNNNNNNNNNNNNNNNNNNNNNNNNNNNNNNNNNNNNNNNNNNNNNNNNNNNNNNNNNNNNNNNNNNNNNNNNNNNNNNNNNNNNNNNNNNNNNNNNNNNNNNNNNNNNNNNNNNNNNNNNNNNNNNNNNNNNNNNNNNNNNNNNNNNNNNNNNNNNNNNNNNNNNNNNNNNNNNNNNNNNNNNNNNNNNNNNNNNNNNNNNNNNNNNNNNNNNNNNNNNNNNNNNNNNNNNNNNNNNNNNNNNNNNNNNNNNNNNNNNNNNNNNNNNNNNNNNNNNNNNNNNNNNNNNNNNNNNNNNNNNNNNNNNNNNNNNNNNNNNNNNNNNNNNNNNNNNNNNNNNNNNNNNNNNNNNNNNNNNNNNNNNNNNNNNNNNNNNNNNNNNNNNNNNNNNNNNNNNNNNNNNNNNNNNNNNNNNNNNNNNNNNNNNNNNNNNNNNNNNNNNNNNNNNNNNNNNNNNNNNNNNNNNNNNNNNNNNNNNNNNNNNNNNNNNNNNNNNNNNNNNNNNNNNNNNNNNNNNNNNNNNNNNNNNNNNNNNNNNNNNNNNNNNNNNNNNNNNNNNNNNNNNNNNNNNNNNNNNNNNNNNNNNNNNNNNNNNNNNNNNNNNNNNNNNNNNNNNNNNNNNNNNNNNNNNNNNNNNNNNNNNNNNNNNNNNNNNNNNNNNNNNNNNNNNNNNNNNNNNNNNNNNNNNNNNNNNNNNNNNNNNNNNNNNNNNNNNNNNNNNNNNNNNNNNNNNNNNNNNNNNNNNNNNNNNNNNNNNNNNNNNNNNNNNNNNNNNNNNNNNNNNNNNNNNNNNNNNNNNNNNNNNNNNNNNNNNNNNNNNNNNNNNNNNNNNNNNNNNNNNNNNNNNNNNNNNNNNNNNNNNNNNNNNNNNNNNNNNNNNNNNNNNNNNNNNNNNNNNNNNNNNNNNNNNNNNNNNNNNNNNNNNNNNNNNNNNNNNNNNNNNNNNNNNNNNNNNNNNNNNNNNNNNNNNNNNNNNNNNNNNNNNNNNNNNNNNNNNNNNNNNNNNNNNNNNNNNNNNNNNNNNNNNNNNNNNNNNNNNNNNNNNNNNNNNNNNNNNNNNNNNNNNNNNNNNNNNNNNNNNNNNNNNNNNNNNNNNNNNNNNNNNNNNNNNNNNNNNNNNNNNNNNNNNNNNNNNNNNNNNNNNNNNNNNNNNNNNNNNNNNNNNNNNNNNNNNNNNNNNNNNNNNNNNNNNNNNNNNNNNNNNNNNNNNNNNNNNNNNNNNNNNNNNNNNNNNNNNNNNNNNNNNNNNNNNNNNNNNNNNNNNNNNNNNNNNNNNNNNNNNNNNNNNNNNNNNNNNNNNNNNNNNNNNNNNNNNNNNNNNNNNNNNNNNNNNNNNNNNNNNNNNNNNNNNNNNNNNNNNNNNNNNNNNNNNNNNNNNNNNNNNNNNNNNNNNNNNNNNNNNNNNNNNNNNNNNNNNNNNNNNNNNNNNNNNNNNNNNNNNNNNNNNNNNNNNNNNNNNNNNNNNNNNNNNNNNNNNNNNNNNNNNNNNNNNNNNNNNNNNNNNNNNNNNNNNNNNNNNNNNNNNNNNNNNNNNNNNNNNNNNNNNNNNNNNNNNNNNNNNNNNNNNNNNNNNNNNNNNNNNNNNNNNNNNNNNNNNNNNNNNNNNNNNNNNNNNNNNNNNNNNNNNNNNNNNNNNNNNNNNNNNNNNNNNNNNNNNNNNNNNNNNNNNNNNNNNNNNNNNNNNNNNNNNNNNNNNNNNNNNNNNNNNNNNNNNNNNNNNNNNNNNNNNNNNNNNNNNNNNNNNNNNNNNNNNNNNNNNNNNNNNNNNNNNNNNNNNNNNNNNNNNNNNNNNNNNNNNNNNNNNNNNNNNNNNNNNNNNNNNNNNNNNNNNNNNNNNNNNNNNNNNNNNNNNNNNNNNNNNNNNNNNNNNNNNNNNNNNNNNNNNNNNNNNNNNNNNNNNNNNNNNNNNNNNNNNNNNNNNNNNNNNNNNNNNNNNNNNNNNNNNNNNNNNNNNNNNNNNNNNNNNNNNNNNNNNNNNNNNNNNNNNNNNNNNNNNNNNNNNNNNNNNNNNNNNNNNNNNNNNNNNNNNNNNNNNNNNNNNNNNNNNNNNNNNNNNNNNNNNNNNNNNNNNNNNNNNNNNNNNNNNNNNNNNNNNNNNNNNNNNNNNNNNNNNNNNNNNNNNNNNNNNNNNNNNNNNNNNNNNNNNNNNNNNNNNNNNNNNNNNNNNNNNNNNNNNNNNNNNNNNNNNNNNNNNNNNNNNNNNNNNNNNNNNNNNNNNNNNNNNNNNNNNNNNNNNNNNNNNNNNNNNNNNNNNNNNNNNNNNNNNNNNNNNNNNNNNNNNNNNNNNNNNNNNNNNNNNNNNNNNNNNNNNNNNNNNNNNNNNNNNNNNNNNNNNNNNNNNNNNNNNNNNNNNNNNNNNNNNNNNNNNNNNNNNNNNNNNNNNNNNNNNNNNNNNNNNNNNNNNNNNNNNNNNNNNNNNNNNNNNNNNNNNNNNNNNNNNNNNNNNNNNNNNNNNNNNNNNNNNNNNNNNNNNNNNNNNNNNNNNNNNNNNNNNNNNNNNNNNNNNNNNNNNNNNNNNNNNNNNNNNNNNNNNNNNNNNNNNNNNNNNNNNNNNNNNNNNNNNNNNNNNNNNNNNNNNNNNNNNNNNNNNNNNNNNNNNNNNNNNNNNNNNNNNNNNNNNNNNNNNNNNNNNNNNNNNNNNNNNNNNNNNNNNNNNNNNNNNNNNNNNNNNNNNNNNNNNNNNNNNNNNNNNNNNNNNNNNNNNNNNNNNNNNNNNNNNNNNNNNNNNNNNNNNNNNNNNNNNNNNNNNNNNNNNNNNNNNNNNNNNNNNNNNNNNNNNNNNNNNNNNNNNNNNNNNNNNNNNNNNNNNNNNNNNNNNNNNNNNNNNNNNNNNNNNNNNNNNNNNNNNNNNNNNNNNNNNNNNNNNNNNNNNNNNNNNNNNNNNNNNNNNNNNNNNNNNNNNNNNNNNNNNNNNNNNNNNNNNNNNNNNNNNNNNNNNNNNNNNNNNNNNNNNNNNNNNNNNNNNNNNNNNNNNNNNNNNNNNNNNNNNNNNNNNNNNNNNNNNNNNNNNNNNNNNNNNNNNNNNNNNNNNNNNNNNNNNNNNNNNNNNNNNNNNNNNNNNNNNNNNNNNNNNNNNNNNNNNNNNNNNNNNNNNNNNNNNNNNNNNNNNNNNNNNNNNNNNNNNNNNNNNNNNNNNNNNNNNNNNNNNNNNNNNNNNNNNNNNNNNNNNNNNNNNNNNNNNNNNNNNNNNNNNNNNNNNNNNNNNNNNNNNNNNNNNNNNNNNNNNNNNNNNNNNNNNNNNNNNNNNNNNNNNNNNNNNNNNNNNNNNNNNNNNNNNNNNNNNNNNNNNNNNNNNNNNNNNNNNNNNNNNNNNNNNNNNNNNNNNNNNNNNNNNNNNNNNNNNNNNNNNNNNNNNNNNNNNNNNNNNNNNNNNNNNNNNNNNNNNNNNNNNNNNNNNNNNNNNNNNNNNNNNNNNNNNNNNNNNNNNNNNNNNNNNNNNNNNNNNNNNNNNNNNNNNNNNNNNNNNNNNNNNNNNNNNNNNNNNNNNNNNNNNNNNNNNNNNNNNNNNNNNNNNNNNNNNNNNNNNNNNNNNNNNNNNNNNNNNNNNNNNNNNNNNNNNNNNNNNNNNNNNNNNNNNNNNNNNNNNNNNNNNNNNNNNNNNNNNNNNNNNNNNNNNNNNNNNNNNNNNNNNNNNNNNNNNNNNNNNNNNNNNNNNNNNNNNNNNNNNNNNNNNNNNNNNNNNNNNNNNNNNNNNNNNNNNNNNNNNNNNNNNNNNNNNNNNNNNNNNNNNNNNNNNNNNNNNNNNNNNNNNNNNNNNNNNNNNNNNNNNNNNNNNNNNNNNNNNNNNNNNNNNNNNNNNNNNNNNNNNNNNNNNNNNNNNNNNNNNNNNNNNNNNNNNNNNNNNNNNNNNNNNNNNNNNNNNNNNNNNNNNNNNNNNNNNNNNNNNNNNNNNNNNNNNNNNNNNNNNNNNNNNNNNNNNNNNNNNNNNNNNNNNNNNNNNNNNNNNNNNNNNNNNNNNNNNNNNNNNNNNNNNNNNNNNNNNNNNNNNNNNNNNNNNNNNNNNNNNNNNNNNNNNNNNNNNNNNNNNNNNNNNNNNNNNNNNNNNNNNNNNNNNNNNNNNNNNNNNNNNNNNNNNNNNNNNNNNNNNNNNNNNNNNNNNNNNNNNNNNNNNNNNNNNNNNNNNNNNNNNNNNNNNNNNNNNNNNNNNNNNNNNNNNNNNNNNNNNNNNNNNNNNNNNNNNNNNNNNNNNNNNNNNNNNNNNNNNNNNNNNNNNNNNNNNNNNNNNNNNNNNNNNNNNNNNNNNNNNNNNNNNNNNNNNNNNNNNNNNNNNNNNNNNNNNNNNNNNNNNNNNNNNNNNNNNNNNNNNNNNNNNNNNNNNNNNNNNNNNNNNNNNNNNNNNNNNNNNNNNNNNNNNNNNNNNNNNNNNNNNNNNNNNNNNNNNNNNNNNNNNNNNNNNNNNNNNNNNNNNNNNNNNNNNNNNNNNNNNNNNNNNNNNNNNNNNNNNNNTAATGGAAACATAtagtatattttgttgctaggATCCTGCGTTGGAATGTTTACTTCAGACTTTACATATAGTATATACTAATTACAGAAGCCAACTACAAATTTTAATATGCACAAATTACTATTTTTGGGACAATGCAGCAAAGCTCCTACACATATTAACATAATGCAGTAGTTAATTAGGTACAACTTCAACTATAAATGCATACATCTCCAACAAACATCTAAAATTTCATTACTTACCTAAACAACAACCAATTATAATATAGATGAATCTTTTATCATCTAAATCAATTCATTGGCACATCTTAATTAATGCATTCCAAATCAATATGTTTCCATCCACTATCATTGAACCACAGATCAAATCAAATAATCATAAATGTTAGCAGCATTGAACTACAGATGTAATAATCATATGACGTCTATCTGACCTTAAATTCCCCCTTAAATAAGGTATTCATCCTCATACTAATTAAATTCTAACAAGCAAAAATTCAACTACTAATCTAATAAGCATCTGAAAAAACCCCAAGATGCTTTTATGTCTGAAGCAACAACATTGCAGAGGATGTTCAATGCTGTCAACATCTCTGAAGCAACGACAAAATTCCTCTACTAACCCAAAGTAAATAAGCATAGACTGCCCCTTCCCCTCGACCACGCTTCCCCTCTCCTTCAGAAGCCCCAATCCAGCACAAAAAAATCCAGCCCTTGAGAAGCTCTTTTTGATTAACATGACAACACCCAGTACATGAGCACATCCTTCACTATATTTACAACCAAACTAATGCACCATCTAATCATCTCACTTAGACAATTTCCAAAAACACAAGGCCATGCACAACCCATCTCATAGCCTCTGCCTGACAGGCATCAATCAAGCATCAAATAACTGCAACTATGACAACATGCATCAATCAAGCATCTAAGAATTGCAACTATGACAGCCATAATCCCTAGAACTAAGCATCCATTTAATTAATCATCAAGCCAAAGAACTAAAGCAGGCACCAACCAAACCAATACAAAAGTATATATTTGACTCCAAACACCTAAAGAATTGCAAAAATTCCATTACTAATCTAATAAGCATCTGAAAAAACCCCATCCCTCAATCTGGCTACTTCTAACCTAATCTAATAATCATATGTGGTCCACCATTCTTGCACGAATCTAATACAGGAAAACCATAATGCAGAGAAAACCCTACCTCCAACAAATCTAACCAAGCAAAGTTCTGGCACAAACCCTACAATCTAAAAACTACCAACTAAAAGTTAGCCGCAGATACCTTCAGCTCCGCTTCCTTCTCGCCGGAGACGTCCTCCACCTTCTCCATCTTCTCCACCTTCTGCGCCTCACCAGAGCCCGCCTCCACCTTCTGCGCCTCGCCAGAGCCCGCCTCCACCTTCTgctcctcgccggagttggccagaGCGGGCGCATCTGGCTGGACCGCGCCGCTGCGGCCCGCCCCCGCCTTCTCCAGATCTCCAACGAAGGGAGCACCGCGCTGGACGCCGGCACGCCCCCTCACAAAGGTGCCCGCAGCGATCTGCCGCGCCTGCTCCACCAGATCTGCGCCCCAATCGGGGCGCTCGCCTCCTGCGTCTGCCATTNNNNNNNNNNNNNNNNNNNNNNNNNNNNNNNNNNNNNNNNNNNNNNNNNNNNNNNNNNNNNNNNNNNNNNNNNNNNNNNNNNNNNNNNNNNNNNNNNNNNNNNNNNNNNNNNNNNNNNNNNNNNNNNNNNNNNNNNNNNNNNNNNNNNNNNNNNNNNNNNNNNNNNNNNNNNNNNNNNNNNNNNNNNNNNNNNNNNNNNNNNNNNNNNNNNNNNNNNNNNNNNNNNNNNNNNNNNNNNNNNNNNNNNNNNNNNNNNNNNNNNNNNNNNNNNNNNNNNNNNNNNNNNNNNNNNNNNNNNNNNNNNNNNNNNNNNNNNNNNNNNNNNNNNNNNNNNNNNNNNNNNNNNNNNNNNNNNNNNNNNNNNNNNNNNNNNNNNNNNNNNNNNNNNNNNNNNNNNNNNNNNNNNNNNNNNNNNNNNNNNNNNNNNNNNNNNNNNNNNNNNNNNNNNNNNNNNNNNNNNNNNNNNNNNNNNNNNNNNNNNNNNNNNNNNNNNNNNNNNNNNNNNNNNNNNNNNNNNNNNNNNNNNNNNNNNNNNNNNNNNNNNNNNNNNNNNNNNNNNNNNNNNNNNNNNNNNNNNNNNNNNNNNNNNNNNNNNNNNNNNNNNNNNNNNNNNNNNNNNNNNNNNNNNNNNNNNNNNNNNNNNNNNNNNNNNNNNNNNNNNNNNNNNNNNNNNNNNNNNNNNNNNNNNNNNNNNNNNNNNNNNNNNNNNNNNNNNNNNNNNNNNNNNNNNNNNNNNNNNNNNNNNNNNNNNNNNNNNNNNNNNNNNNNNNNNNNNNNNNNNNNNNNNNNNNNNNNNNNNNNNNNNNNNNNNNNNNNNNNNNNNNNNNNNNNNNNNNNNNNNNNNNNNNNNNNNNNNNNNNNNNNNNNNNNNNNNNNNNNNNNNNNNNNNNNNNNNNNNNNNNNNNNNNNNNNNNNNNNNNNNNNNNNNNNNNNNNNNNNNNNNNNNNNNNNNNNNNNNNNNNNNNNNNNNNNNNNNNNNNNNNNNNNNNNNNNNNNNNNNNNNNNNNNNNNNNNNNNNNNNNNNNNNNNNNNNNNNNNNNNNNNNNNNNNNNNATACACAAACTATTTCTATTCTTATTTGCAAAGCCACTTTTGGTTTCGGCCAGTGAAGATAAGATTTGGAAATCACAGTACAATTAATGCGTGTATAGTACTAGAACTAGATCGACCTTTTTATCATCCATTAATCTGATGCATATACATTATGACACTTTTCCTCCTTCCCTATCTATATGAAATGGGCACAACACCTGGAGAAACAATCTCATGTTATTCTCTTTCAAACTGTTGAGAAATCAGAGAGTAGATGCTTGCAATATTGAGCTAGCTGTGTATTAATGCAACTCATTAAATAATTGTAAGTCACGATATAAATTTGCTAGAGCTGGACACATGGTAATAGTTAACCTATAGATCTAATTTTAGATCGGCTAATGTCAAATAAAACAGCACCAAATAAATCAGCGGCGAGCTCCTCTCTTTCGAGCCAGGAGCAGCCTTTCTTACCATTGTGGCTGGCGCGGTGGCCGCCGAGCGCCTGGCGCGTCCGGAAAGGCATCTTGCAGCGGTCGCACGCGTACGGGTAACGCTGCCCGTCCGGCCCGAGCTCGCCCAGGGGTGTCTCCCGGGGCGGCTCCATGCCGCGCCAGCTGCGGTCCGTGTGGCTGCCCATGTGGCCATGGACGGCCTTGGCACTGGCAAATGTGCGGAAGCAGATGGGGCACCCGTCAGGCCCTACCGGTGCTCCACGGGCGATGGCAGGGACGACGGCGTCCACCTCGTGCAGGGACTTGAAGGTCCAGGGGTACCTGGGGTCGTCGCCTCCTCCGGAGCCTCCCGCGACGAGGTAGTGGACATGGCCGGCGCCGGGCATGATGAACACTCGGGAGCTCG from Triticum dicoccoides isolate Atlit2015 ecotype Zavitan unplaced genomic scaffold, WEW_v2.0 scaffold121109, whole genome shotgun sequence harbors:
- the LOC119343268 gene encoding uncharacterized protein LOC119343268, which translates into the protein MMTGSSSRVFIMPGAGHVHYLVAGGSGGGDDPRYPWTFKSLHEVDAVVPAIARGAPVGPDGCPICFRTFASAKAVHGHMGSHTDRSWRGMEPPRETPLGELGPDGQRYPYACDRCKMPFRTRQALGGHRASHNGKKGCSWLEREELAADLFGAVLFDISRSKIRSIG